From Pandoraea vervacti, the proteins below share one genomic window:
- a CDS encoding carbamoyltransferase, producing the protein MSSLAPPLATRYTLGINAAFHDSAACLIRDGEVVAAAEEERFTHIKHGKRPVPFSAWELPYHAIDYCLQTADIEMRDVHNVAYAYDPWLQVARGDIPGIDLRAAVHGDAAGHTAALGHNAFMQLPLMPSAHARPTGDGSPWDPLFLSYVANAPRQLADGAPHHLQKRFRGLRHDGPHAWHNVEHHLSHEASAFLAAPFERCAVLTMDGRGEIATTSYGLFDGNRYQRIKQIDLPNSLGLLYERITRHLGFLHSSDEYKVMALASFGKPSFLPEMQALARYVGNGGYVVAERDLTDLLGPARQRGWPLEHRHFDIARSLQDTLESIVLDMTAWLSQETGERCLAMAGGVALNCVMNARVRDDGPFDQVWVQPAAGDAGTALGAALWVDYEQRGTRGPWRMDHAYLGPSYGEAAIQAFLDEAKLRYRRMDDVPRETAALLARNRVLGWFQGRMEFGPRALGARSILASPVDPGMQQRLNQIKDREDFRPVAPVVLEEKAHEWFRARRPGTPGEAATLYAPFMLFVYGIVPDQEARIPAVCHVDGTARVQTVNALQNPLYHALLTEFEALTGVPVLVNTSFNTRGEPIVCTPRDAVECFWASPLDALVIGPFLLEKPQ; encoded by the coding sequence ATGTCGTCGCTTGCACCACCGTTAGCCACCCGTTACACGCTGGGTATCAACGCCGCCTTTCACGACAGTGCCGCCTGCCTGATTCGCGATGGCGAAGTCGTGGCTGCCGCCGAAGAGGAGCGTTTTACTCACATCAAGCACGGAAAGCGGCCTGTGCCGTTCTCGGCGTGGGAATTGCCGTACCACGCCATCGACTATTGCCTGCAAACGGCCGACATCGAAATGCGCGACGTCCACAACGTGGCCTACGCCTACGATCCCTGGCTGCAGGTAGCGCGCGGCGACATCCCGGGCATCGACCTGCGCGCGGCGGTCCATGGCGATGCCGCTGGCCATACCGCCGCCCTCGGTCACAACGCGTTCATGCAACTGCCGCTGATGCCATCGGCCCATGCACGGCCCACCGGTGATGGTTCGCCGTGGGATCCGCTGTTTCTGTCGTACGTCGCCAATGCGCCGCGGCAACTGGCCGACGGTGCGCCGCATCACTTGCAAAAGCGCTTTCGCGGGCTGCGCCATGACGGCCCACACGCCTGGCACAACGTCGAGCATCATCTCTCCCACGAGGCCAGCGCGTTTCTCGCCGCGCCGTTCGAGCGATGCGCGGTGCTGACGATGGATGGCCGGGGCGAAATCGCCACGACCAGCTATGGTTTGTTCGACGGCAATCGCTATCAGCGCATCAAGCAGATCGACCTGCCGAACTCGCTCGGTCTGCTCTATGAGCGCATTACCCGCCATCTGGGCTTTCTTCACTCATCGGATGAATACAAGGTGATGGCGCTCGCGTCGTTCGGCAAGCCGTCGTTCCTGCCGGAGATGCAGGCGCTCGCGCGGTATGTCGGCAACGGCGGATACGTTGTCGCGGAGCGCGACCTGACCGACTTGCTGGGGCCCGCGCGGCAACGCGGCTGGCCGTTGGAGCATCGCCATTTCGATATTGCGAGATCGCTGCAGGACACGCTGGAATCCATCGTGCTCGACATGACGGCGTGGCTCTCGCAAGAGACGGGCGAACGTTGTCTGGCAATGGCTGGCGGCGTGGCGCTCAACTGTGTCATGAATGCGCGCGTGCGCGACGACGGCCCCTTCGATCAGGTTTGGGTCCAGCCGGCCGCCGGTGATGCGGGCACGGCGCTGGGCGCGGCGCTGTGGGTCGACTATGAGCAACGGGGCACACGCGGCCCGTGGCGCATGGATCACGCGTATCTCGGGCCGTCGTACGGTGAAGCGGCCATTCAGGCGTTCCTCGACGAGGCCAAGCTTCGCTATCGGCGGATGGACGACGTACCTCGCGAGACGGCGGCGTTACTCGCGCGAAACCGGGTGCTCGGTTGGTTTCAGGGGCGCATGGAGTTCGGTCCCCGGGCGCTGGGGGCCCGCTCGATTCTGGCCTCACCGGTCGATCCCGGCATGCAGCAGCGCCTGAACCAGATCAAGGACCGGGAGGATTTCCGGCCCGTGGCGCCCGTCGTGCTCGAAGAGAAAGCGCACGAATGGTTTCGGGCACGACGCCCCGGCACGCCGGGAGAGGCGGCCACGCTGTACGCGCCCTTCATGCTGTTCGTCTACGGAATCGTGCCGGACCAGGAGGCGCGTATCCCGGCCGTTTGCCACGTCGACGGCACGGCGCGCGTGCAAACGGTCAACGCGTTGCAAAATCCGCTGTATCACGCATTGCTTACCGAGTTCGAAGCGTTGACCGGCGTGCCCGTGCTCGTGAACACGTCGTTCAACACACGCGGCGAGCCTATCGTATGCACGCCACGCGACGCGGTGGAGTGCTTCTGGGCCTCGCCGCTCGATGCCCTCGTCATCGGACCATTCCTGTTGGAGAAACCGCAATGA
- a CDS encoding D-glycero-alpha-D-manno-heptose-1,7-bisphosphate 7-phosphatase, producing the protein MAVIGGAPAMNGAILIDKDGTLIDDEPFNVDADRIRLAPGAAQALRDFASLRWPVAVVSNQPGVAFGYFAESSLRDVRDYLSRAMTYYGVDFAGFFYCPHHPEGREAAYRTACTCRKPAPGLLQAAARHIGVPLSSCWMIGDILDDVEAGNVAGCQTILVDCGNETMWRCGAHRTPDHTVGSVDAAARLVLTHVRDAAPSPLLPLGKS; encoded by the coding sequence ATGGCCGTGATCGGCGGGGCGCCCGCCATGAACGGCGCCATTCTGATCGACAAGGACGGCACGCTCATCGACGACGAACCGTTCAACGTCGACGCCGACCGAATTCGTCTGGCGCCCGGCGCGGCGCAGGCGCTGCGCGATTTTGCGTCGCTGCGGTGGCCCGTTGCCGTCGTCTCCAACCAACCGGGGGTCGCGTTCGGCTATTTCGCGGAGTCGTCGCTCAGGGACGTGCGCGATTACCTGTCTCGTGCGATGACGTACTACGGCGTCGACTTCGCCGGATTCTTCTACTGCCCGCACCATCCGGAAGGACGCGAGGCGGCCTACCGGACTGCGTGTACGTGCCGAAAGCCCGCGCCGGGCCTGTTGCAGGCGGCGGCGCGACACATCGGCGTGCCGCTGTCGTCGTGCTGGATGATCGGAGACATTCTGGACGATGTCGAGGCAGGCAATGTCGCGGGATGCCAGACCATCCTCGTTGATTGCGGCAACGAAACGATGTGGCGCTGCGGCGCCCATCGAACGCCGGATCACACCGTGGGCAGTGTCGACGCCGCAGCCCGGCTGGTGTTGACCCATGTGCGCGACGCGGCGCCGTCACCTCTGTTACCTCTGGGGAAATCATGA
- a CDS encoding glycosyltransferase family 9 protein, which produces MPPPGAIPARMDIPGLGTHRRIVVFRALQLGDMLCAVPALRAIRLGEPSARITLAGLPWAESFAARFKAYIDDFLPFPGAPGLPEQNTDAEKLHAFERQCQDRHFDLAVQLHGSGAFSNAVVRRMGADRCVGFVPQRDMPSGAPQGTAEGIAHGLPWPETGSEVHRCLALTGAMGYQAWGDHLEFPLAALDYATFQVLCDKFRLEPGRFVVVHPGSRMPSRRWPVERFASIADKVTRLGYRVILTGGAQEREIADALTTRAHEPIVDFCSKTSLGTLAALIAHARLLICNDTGVSHIAAALGTRSVVVACGSDVPRWAPLDATRHDVLAKYPTCRPCMFHTCPYGHECANDISVAEVMRHVQAMLGTDTGAGDMS; this is translated from the coding sequence ATGCCGCCGCCGGGCGCAATACCTGCGCGCATGGACATTCCCGGCCTCGGCACCCATCGACGCATTGTCGTGTTTCGCGCGCTGCAACTCGGCGACATGCTCTGTGCGGTACCTGCGCTCAGAGCAATCCGGCTTGGGGAGCCTTCGGCGCGCATCACGCTCGCGGGTTTGCCGTGGGCCGAATCGTTCGCCGCGCGGTTCAAGGCGTACATCGACGACTTTCTGCCGTTCCCAGGGGCGCCGGGATTGCCGGAGCAGAACACCGACGCCGAAAAGCTGCACGCCTTCGAGCGCCAATGTCAGGACCGGCACTTCGATCTGGCGGTGCAATTGCATGGCAGCGGCGCTTTTTCGAACGCCGTGGTCCGCCGCATGGGGGCCGACCGGTGCGTCGGGTTCGTGCCACAGCGCGACATGCCGAGCGGAGCGCCACAGGGCACTGCCGAGGGGATTGCGCACGGACTTCCGTGGCCGGAGACCGGCTCCGAAGTGCACCGCTGCCTGGCGCTCACCGGGGCGATGGGCTACCAGGCGTGGGGCGATCATCTGGAATTTCCGTTGGCCGCCCTGGATTACGCCACGTTTCAGGTGCTCTGCGACAAATTCCGCCTTGAACCGGGTCGCTTTGTCGTGGTGCATCCCGGCTCGCGGATGCCATCGCGTCGCTGGCCTGTGGAGCGCTTCGCCAGCATCGCCGACAAGGTAACGCGCCTGGGCTATCGGGTGATTCTGACCGGCGGCGCACAGGAACGCGAGATTGCGGACGCCCTGACGACGCGAGCGCACGAGCCCATCGTCGACTTTTGCAGCAAGACGTCGCTGGGCACGCTCGCAGCGCTGATCGCGCATGCGCGACTACTGATTTGCAACGACACCGGTGTCTCGCACATTGCCGCCGCACTCGGCACGCGCAGCGTTGTGGTGGCATGCGGCAGCGATGTCCCGCGATGGGCGCCGTTGGACGCCACGCGTCATGACGTATTGGCGAAGTATCCGACGTGCCGTCCGTGCATGTTTCATACCTGCCCGTATGGACACGAATGCGCGAACGACATATCGGTAGCCGAGGTCATGCGTCACGTGCAAGCGATGCTCGGCACCGACACCGGCGCGGGAGACATGTCATGA
- a CDS encoding glycosyltransferase family 4 protein has protein sequence MKRLKVLTWQVHGNYLFYLSQAPHDFYIVTKPGNPAGYAGCGNALPWGSNVYEVPYHAVPQTEFDCVLYQHHRHYLEDGPALLSEAQQRLPTAFVEHDPPQAHPTNTRHPVQDPDVMLIHVTPFNALMWDSGDTPTRVIEHGVKLVDEVEWHGTLPKGITVVNHLARRGRRLGADLFGQLRREIPLDLVGMDAQALGGIGEIPASELPRFMSAYRFFFNPIRYTSLGLAVIEAMMAGLPVVALATTEMAMLIRSGHNGVADTRLDVLADAMRQLIRDPALAAEWGQAARRDAQARFSIGRFAQDWDRALRELTQ, from the coding sequence ATGAAACGACTGAAAGTACTGACGTGGCAGGTGCATGGCAACTATCTGTTTTACCTGTCGCAGGCGCCGCACGACTTTTACATCGTGACGAAGCCTGGAAATCCTGCAGGTTATGCCGGCTGCGGCAATGCGTTGCCGTGGGGAAGCAATGTGTATGAGGTGCCGTATCACGCGGTGCCGCAAACCGAATTCGACTGTGTCCTATACCAGCACCACCGTCACTATCTCGAAGACGGACCAGCGCTTCTTAGCGAGGCGCAGCAACGCCTGCCCACGGCGTTCGTCGAGCACGATCCGCCGCAGGCGCATCCCACGAATACGCGTCATCCGGTGCAAGATCCCGACGTCATGCTGATCCACGTCACGCCGTTCAACGCGCTGATGTGGGATTCGGGCGATACGCCCACGCGGGTGATCGAGCACGGGGTGAAATTGGTCGACGAGGTCGAGTGGCACGGCACGCTGCCCAAGGGCATCACGGTTGTGAACCATCTCGCGCGTCGGGGGCGACGGCTCGGGGCGGACCTGTTCGGGCAGCTCAGACGAGAAATCCCGCTCGATCTCGTCGGCATGGACGCGCAGGCACTGGGCGGCATCGGTGAAATACCGGCATCGGAGCTGCCGCGTTTCATGTCGGCGTACCGGTTCTTTTTCAATCCGATCCGCTATACGAGCCTCGGGTTGGCGGTGATCGAAGCCATGATGGCGGGGCTACCGGTCGTGGCGCTGGCCACGACGGAAATGGCGATGCTGATTCGCTCGGGCCATAACGGTGTGGCCGACACGCGGCTGGACGTGCTTGCGGACGCCATGCGGCAGTTGATACGAGATCCGGCGCTCGCTGCCGAATGGGGACAAGCCGCACGGCGCGATGCGCAGGCGCGGTTCAGTATCGGCCGCTTTGCGCAGGACTGGGACCGCGCGCTGCGTGAGCTGACGCAGTAG
- a CDS encoding glycosyltransferase family 9 protein, which translates to MMSYWRAARRILCVRLDNMGDVLMTTPAMRALKQSGTDRHLTLLTSSSAARLAPYLNMVDDVWAYDAPWVKHAATSTSEADLSMIDKLRAGRFDAAVIFTVYSQSPLPAAMMCRLAGIPLRLAHCRENPYALLTERIVESEPHAGTRHEVVRQLALVQSVGALASDERLGFDVQRQDRHAISELLATAGNRRACGRWLVIHPGASAPSRRWPAERFAQAGAQLANDFDGIAVTGSHEEHALVAAVCARIGKKALPLAGALSLGKLAALIERADLLVANNTGPVHIAAAVGTPVVDLYALTNPQHRPWQVPHRVLNVDVPCRNCYRSECAVPGHPCLTGVSPDAVLAAARHLLSCAVPRETSPVAPLRTPAQGPRSPGPVSSATRNVHPDPLKEPMICRRLHHR; encoded by the coding sequence ATGATGAGCTATTGGCGCGCGGCACGACGCATCCTGTGCGTGAGGCTCGACAACATGGGCGACGTCCTGATGACGACGCCCGCGATGCGGGCCCTCAAACAATCCGGCACGGACCGGCATCTCACGCTGCTGACGTCGTCGTCCGCCGCCAGGCTGGCGCCGTATCTGAACATGGTCGACGATGTCTGGGCCTATGACGCGCCGTGGGTCAAACACGCCGCCACATCGACATCGGAGGCCGATCTCTCGATGATCGACAAGCTCAGGGCAGGGCGCTTCGATGCGGCGGTGATCTTCACCGTCTACTCGCAAAGCCCGTTGCCCGCCGCAATGATGTGTCGCCTTGCCGGTATTCCGCTGCGGCTGGCGCATTGTCGCGAGAACCCATACGCGTTGCTCACCGAGCGCATCGTCGAGAGCGAACCGCATGCGGGCACACGGCACGAGGTTGTTCGCCAACTCGCTCTGGTGCAGTCGGTCGGCGCGCTCGCTTCCGATGAGCGACTGGGCTTCGACGTCCAGCGCCAGGACAGACACGCCATATCGGAACTTCTTGCCACTGCGGGCAACCGCCGCGCCTGCGGGCGATGGCTCGTCATCCATCCCGGCGCCAGCGCACCCTCGCGCCGATGGCCTGCGGAGCGTTTTGCGCAGGCCGGCGCGCAACTCGCGAATGACTTCGACGGCATTGCCGTGACCGGTTCACACGAGGAGCACGCGCTTGTCGCGGCCGTGTGCGCCCGGATCGGCAAGAAGGCCCTGCCGCTGGCTGGTGCGCTGTCCCTTGGCAAACTCGCCGCGCTCATCGAGCGCGCAGACCTGCTCGTCGCCAATAACACCGGGCCCGTCCATATCGCGGCGGCCGTGGGTACGCCGGTTGTCGATCTGTACGCGCTCACCAATCCGCAGCATCGCCCATGGCAGGTGCCGCATCGTGTGCTCAACGTCGACGTGCCATGCCGGAACTGTTATCGGAGCGAGTGCGCCGTTCCCGGGCATCCGTGCCTGACCGGTGTGTCGCCCGACGCCGTGCTGGCTGCCGCTCGCCATTTGCTGTCGTGCGCCGTGCCGCGCGAGACCTCGCCAGTGGCGCCGCTTCGTACGCCGGCGCAAGGACCACGCAGCCCTGGCCCGGTTAGCAGCGCCACGCGCAACGTGCACCCCGATCCACTCAAGGAGCCGATGATATGTCGTCGCTTGCACCACCGTTAG
- a CDS encoding SDR family oxidoreductase — MSAKETRDTSHVATPLESSLRGKHVLVTGGARGLGAAICENLASAGARVTLADVDRASASNTCEALAARGLDVACQCFDVRHEASVSEAIHDARTRMGGLDVIVNNAGIDITAPVDEVGASAWHDVLMTNLFGPYLMCHAAVPMMRASGGGHIVNIASTAAKRAWPNASAYHATKWGLLGLSHALHAELRQAGIKVTAIVAGGMRTPFLLDRFPDIDESTLQPPENVANTVRFVLTQPEGTVIPEVMVLPMRETSWP, encoded by the coding sequence ATGTCAGCAAAGGAAACCCGCGACACCAGTCACGTCGCCACGCCCCTCGAATCGTCGTTACGGGGAAAACATGTTCTCGTGACGGGCGGCGCGAGAGGGTTGGGCGCGGCCATCTGCGAAAACCTCGCGAGCGCGGGCGCTCGCGTGACGCTTGCGGATGTCGATCGCGCCAGCGCATCGAACACCTGCGAAGCGCTCGCCGCGCGAGGACTCGACGTTGCGTGTCAGTGCTTCGACGTGCGTCACGAGGCGTCCGTGTCCGAGGCCATTCACGATGCGCGCACGCGCATGGGGGGCCTCGACGTCATCGTCAACAACGCGGGTATCGACATTACCGCGCCGGTTGACGAAGTCGGCGCGAGCGCGTGGCACGACGTCCTCATGACCAATCTGTTCGGCCCGTATCTGATGTGCCACGCGGCCGTACCGATGATGCGGGCGAGCGGAGGCGGACATATCGTCAACATCGCCTCGACGGCAGCCAAACGCGCCTGGCCCAACGCTTCGGCGTATCACGCGACGAAGTGGGGCCTGTTGGGACTGTCGCACGCGCTGCATGCCGAGCTGCGCCAGGCTGGCATCAAGGTGACGGCCATCGTCGCGGGCGGCATGCGCACCCCGTTCCTGCTCGATCGCTTTCCGGACATCGACGAGTCGACCCTGCAACCGCCCGAAAACGTGGCGAACACCGTGCGCTTCGTTCTCACGCAACCCGAAGGCACAGTCATCCCCGAGGTGATGGTGCTGCCCATGCGTGAAACCTCATGGCCGTGA
- a CDS encoding glycosyltransferase family 2 protein, with translation MTDDRHARSAAPVVSVVVPTWRRPDLLHRCLTALCSQQFDAEAFEIIIADDGPDDATREAVERIGARMAGAPAVIYLPVTRTQGPAAARNAGWRHARASVVAFTDDDTIPDPLWLRGGCAALLREPEAVAVTGEIDMPIPDPPTDYERDASGLAHAEFATANCFVRRSALEAVGGFDERFTRAWREDADLMFALRAVGAISFAQGAKVVHPVRPAHWGVSIGQQSKVFFDALLYKKYPTLYRRHIRPSPPWLYYTAGIALLGAVVLFAFAQLPMAIVALAVWAAATAMFCVRRLRHTVRTPAHVAEMVWTSIVIPPVSLYWRMRGGLHFKVLFL, from the coding sequence ATGACCGACGATCGCCATGCGAGAAGTGCTGCACCGGTCGTCTCCGTCGTCGTGCCGACATGGCGACGCCCCGACTTGTTGCACCGGTGCCTGACGGCACTTTGCTCGCAGCAATTCGATGCCGAAGCGTTCGAGATCATCATCGCGGACGATGGACCCGACGATGCGACGCGCGAGGCGGTCGAGCGAATCGGGGCGCGAATGGCAGGCGCACCCGCCGTGATTTACCTGCCGGTCACCCGCACCCAGGGTCCGGCTGCCGCCCGTAACGCCGGTTGGCGGCACGCGCGCGCCTCGGTCGTCGCCTTCACCGACGACGACACGATTCCCGACCCGCTTTGGCTGCGCGGCGGATGCGCGGCGCTGTTGCGTGAGCCCGAAGCAGTCGCTGTTACGGGCGAGATCGACATGCCGATCCCGGATCCGCCGACCGATTACGAACGCGATGCCAGCGGTCTGGCGCATGCAGAATTCGCGACCGCGAACTGCTTCGTGCGGCGAAGCGCACTGGAGGCCGTGGGCGGTTTCGACGAGCGCTTTACCCGCGCATGGCGGGAGGACGCCGATCTGATGTTTGCGCTGCGTGCCGTTGGCGCCATTTCCTTTGCGCAGGGCGCAAAGGTTGTGCATCCGGTGCGACCCGCCCATTGGGGTGTGAGCATCGGGCAGCAGTCGAAAGTGTTTTTCGATGCCTTGCTCTACAAGAAGTATCCCACGCTCTACCGCCGTCACATCCGCCCGTCGCCGCCCTGGCTGTACTACACGGCAGGCATCGCCTTGCTGGGCGCAGTCGTGTTGTTCGCCTTTGCACAATTGCCGATGGCTATCGTGGCGCTCGCGGTCTGGGCGGCCGCCACCGCCATGTTCTGTGTCAGACGACTGCGTCATACCGTACGCACGCCCGCGCATGTGGCCGAAATGGTCTGGACGTCGATCGTCATCCCACCGGTTTCCTTGTACTGGCGTATGCGGGGCGGCCTTCATTTCAAGGTCCTATTCCTATGA